The Paraburkholderia megapolitana genomic sequence TCGGCGGCGAGCGCGGTGCATGCGCTGCTGGAAGCGCGCAGCGATGCGCCGACCGGAGGCGCCGCGCATGTGCCCGGACTGACACCGCGTATTGCGTTCGACAGCGTCGGCTTTGCTTATCCTGGGCGACGCGCCGATGCGCATGCCGGACTGAGCTTCGAAATCGCCGCCGGGGAGACAGTCGGTATCGTCGGGCCGAGCGGTGCGGGGAAATCCACGATCCTGCGACTGCTGCTAAGACAGCACGATGCACAGGCCGGGACGATCCGCATTGGCGGTCACGACATTCGCAGCCTCGATCCCGATCAGGTGCGCGGCATGATCGCGATCGTCGCGCAGGACACCACGCTCTTCGACGGCACGATCGCCGACAACCTGCGGCTCGGCCGGCACGATGCCAGCGAGCCCGACATGATCGCCGCAGCGAAAGCCGCCAACATTCACGACTTCATCGCCGCGCTACCCGACGGCTACGCGACGCGTATCGGCGAACGCGGCGCGACGCTGTCCGGCGGCCAACGCCAGCGCATTGCGATTGCGCGCGCGTTGCTGCGCGACGCACCCATCCTCGTGCTGGACGAAGCGCTATCCGCCGTCGATGCCGAGAACGAAGCGGTCATCCAGCAGGCACTCGACCGGCTGATGCGAGGCCGCACGACCTTGATCCTCGCGCACCGTCTGTCCAGCGTGATCGGCGCGGACCGGATTCTCGTGCTCGATCAGGGGCGTGTGGTCGAGAGCGGCACGCATGCCGAACTGATCGGCCGTCCGGGCGCGTATCGCCGCCTGATGGGACCGCAGGTCGCAGCGGCCGGCGAACGTCCGGTGATCATCGAAACAGTACGCGCCACTGCGACGTCGTCGGGGCCGCAAGTGCGACCGCTTTCCGAAGATGCCGCCGCAATCGGCTGGGCTGCGACCTTGCGTACGTTGTTGCGCTTCGTGTGGCCATGGAGAGTGAAGCTCACGTTGACCGTGCTGTGCGGCGTCGGCCGGGTGCTGAGTTTTATCGGCGTCGGTGTGCTGGGCGCGCTCGTGGTTGCAGGCGTTGCGTCGGGTCGACCCGTCGTGGGGCTGACCATCGGACTGCTGATCGCAGCGCCGATCGCAGCGACGCTGCACTGGCTCGAATCCGGCATGGCGCATGACATGGCCTATCGCATGCTCGCCGAAATGCGTATCGCCCTGTTCGCCAAACTGGAGCGTCTCGCACCCGCCTATCTGCTGTACCGTCGCTCCGGCGATCTGGTAACGCTCGCAACCCAGGACGTGGAGATGGTCGAATATTTCTACGCCCATACGGTGGCGCCGGCCTTCGTCGCCGTGCTGATTCCGGCCAGCGTGCTGGCGCTGCTCGCATGGGCAGCGTGGCCGCTTGCGCTGGTGCTGTTGCCGTTTCTCGCGTGGGCTGGCCTGACGCCTGTCTTTGCGCGCAGCAAGATCGATCGTCTTGGCGGCGAGGCGCGCGCTGCGTTGGGACAGCTCGGTGCGCATCTCACGGAGACGATTCAGGGTCTCGCCGAACTGGCAGCGTTCCAGGCAACGGGCCGCCGCCGCAGCGTTTTCCTCAACGATCTCGCGTCCTATCAGCAACATCGATCGGCGCTGCTGGACGACCTCTCGCGTCAAAGCGCCGCGCTCGAAGTAGCGACTGGCCTCGGTGGCCTTGCTGTGGCGTTGGTCGGCACGGTGCTCGCGTCGCACGGCTGGTTTGCGCACGAATGGTTGCCGCTGCTCGTGCTCGTCGCCGTCGCGGCCTTCATGCCGGTCGCGGAGATCGGCCAGGTCGCGCGTCAGCTCGCGGACACGATCGCCGCCACGCGCCGGCTGCATGTCGTCGAGTCGGAGACCGAAGCGGTGACCGACGGCGATCAACCGGTACCCGCCAACCCGCAAGTGCAGGTCGATGCGGTGAGCTTCGCATACCCTGGCCGCGGCACACCGGCGCTGAATCGCGTGAGCTTTGCGGTGCGCCCCGGCAGCACCGTGGCGCTGGTCGGCGCGTCGGGCGCGGGCAAATCGACGGTGGCCAATCTGCTGTTGCGTTTCTGGGACCCGCAGCAAGGCACGATCACGCTGGGCGGCACCGACCTGCGCCGGCTGCGCCTCGCCGATCTGCGCGACCATATCGCGCTGGTCGCGCAAGATACTTACCTGTTCAACGACACGCTCGAAGCCAACATCCGCCTCGCGGGACGCGACGTGTCCGATGCGGATGTCCGTCGCGCACTGGAGCGGGCCGCGCTAAGCGAATTTGTCGATCGTCTGCCGGAAGGTCTGGCGACCCGCGTGGGCGAGCGTGGTGTGCAGTTGTCGGGCGGGCAACGTCAGCGGGTCGCGATCGCCCGTGCCTTCCTCAAGGACGCGCCGATCCTGATCATGGATGAAGCGACCTCGCATCTGGACACGATCAGCGAGCAGCAGATCCGGGCCGCGCTCGACGATTTGATGGCGGAGCGCACCTCGATCATCATCGCGCACCGGCTATCGACGATCCAGAACGCCGACACGATTCTCGTCATGGGTGACGGGCAAGTCATCGAAGCGGGTTCGCATGCCGAGTTGCTGGCGGCGCGCGGTGCGTATGCGCGGCTCGTTGCGCATCAGTCTGGGGCGCTGGCTGCGTAGCGTATGCGTGGTTATCGTACGGTGATCCGCTCACGTCAGCGACAGCTCGGGTTCGGCCACGGAAATTACTCCGGCGGCCGCGACCCGAGCAACAGGATATCCACTAGCCGTTTCGCACTTTCCTGCCAATCCGGCGCCGACGCGACATTCGAAACGCCGACCAGCGCGCGCAGAAGATCCAGTGGCTCGAGATCGGGACGAATGTCGCCGCTGGCAACAGCACGCGCGACGAGCGACTGGATCGCTTCCGTGATCTGCGCTCCGGACGCTTTGTACACTTCCGCCGGCCCCCCGACGATCGAATTCAACGCGGGCGCGATGATCTTCTTCGTGGCGATGTAGTCGACGAAAAGCCGCATCCACGACCGCAGCGCCTCGAGCGCGGGCAGCGAATCGGACAAGCGCTGCTGTTCTTCCGCGAGCTTCGTCACCTCGGCGCGATAGACGCTCTCCAGCAACGCATCGCGAGTCGGGAAGTGCCGGTAGAGCGTGCCCGGCCCTACGCCCGCCTGGCGGGCAACGTCCTCGAGACTGATGTCGTCCCCTTCTCGCGTAAATGCCTTCTTCGCTTCTTCGAGGATGCGCTCGCGATTGCGCAGCGCATCTGCTCTCGGTTTTCGTTCTTTTGGCGTCGAGTCGTTCATCTATATCTGGGTGCTTGCAAATGGAGGCTGTCTCCGTTTATGATGCAATCAAAGCGGAGGGAAGCTCCGTTTTATCCGGATTGGGCAATAACGTCAACTTTATTGCGATGGAGCAGCGAACATGGCGGACCTATTTGGTGCGACTTCAACAACCGACGACGTGCTTTCAGGCGTCGATCTTCGCGGCAAGCGAATTCTTGTCACGGGCGTTTCGGCGGGGCTCGGAGTGGAAACGGCCCGGGCGCTAGCCGCGCGCGGGCGAGTGTCATCGGCACGGCCAGAGACCTGGCGAAAGCGCAGCAGGCGATTGCCGAAGCGCGGCGCGGCGCCGAAGCCGCGGGCGGCCGCATCGATCTGATTGCACTCGATCTCGCCAGCCTCGAGAGCATCCGCGCTTGCGCCGACAAGCTCCAGGCGGAAGGCAAACCCATCGACATCATCATCGCGAATGCAGGCGTGATGGCGACGCCGTTCGGCAAAACAGCGGATGGCTTCGAGACGCAGTTCGGCACGAATCATCTGGGGCATTTTGTGTTCGTGAATCGCGTCGCCTCGCTGATTCCGGCTGGCGGCCGGGTGGTCTTGCTGGCGTCCTCGGGACACCGTTACGCGAACGTGGACCTCGACGATCCAGGCTTCGAGCGCACGCCTTACGAGCCATTCGTCGCCTATGGGCGCGCCAAGACCGCGAACATCCTCTTCGCGGTTGCCTTCGACCAGCGACATCGGGCGCGCGGCGTGCGGGCAACTGCCGTCCATCCTGGCGGGATTCAAACGGAACTTGGCCGCCATATGGACCCGGAGCAGATGACGAAGCTCGTGGATACGATCAACAGTCAGCTTGCATCCGAGGGCAAAGGGCCGTTCCAGTTCAAGACCGTCCCGCAGGGTGCGGCAACGTCGGTGTGGGCTGCGGTGGTCGCGTCAGCCGAAGACGTCGG encodes the following:
- a CDS encoding ABC transporter ATP-binding protein — translated: MYFDSKLWMMMAGLRLRVAGAAGLGLIAMGFGVLRFVFLGRVLALAFGGAPLQQIALAAAATVACMLLRAWLDHRRAVLAQATAGRVQSVLRARLFDRIAELGPAWFGAERTGGVMLAVIDGVEQLQTFFGAYLPQLIIAACAPVVIFAVLAWWDVPTAAVLLVAALATLALPMLVHNADKRAAIARAAAFKSFGEEFLDAVQGLPTLKAFGQSAAFAKKLAGRARELSNSTTWVLTLGLMTRFFTDLGTGLGAAAAIAVGAWRVHHGEMSLEALLIILMAGTEIFRPLRDLRSVLHQGMIGQSAASAVHALLEARSDAPTGGAAHVPGLTPRIAFDSVGFAYPGRRADAHAGLSFEIAAGETVGIVGPSGAGKSTILRLLLRQHDAQAGTIRIGGHDIRSLDPDQVRGMIAIVAQDTTLFDGTIADNLRLGRHDASEPDMIAAAKAANIHDFIAALPDGYATRIGERGATLSGGQRQRIAIARALLRDAPILVLDEALSAVDAENEAVIQQALDRLMRGRTTLILAHRLSSVIGADRILVLDQGRVVESGTHAELIGRPGAYRRLMGPQVAAAGERPVIIETVRATATSSGPQVRPLSEDAAAIGWAATLRTLLRFVWPWRVKLTLTVLCGVGRVLSFIGVGVLGALVVAGVASGRPVVGLTIGLLIAAPIAATLHWLESGMAHDMAYRMLAEMRIALFAKLERLAPAYLLYRRSGDLVTLATQDVEMVEYFYAHTVAPAFVAVLIPASVLALLAWAAWPLALVLLPFLAWAGLTPVFARSKIDRLGGEARAALGQLGAHLTETIQGLAELAAFQATGRRRSVFLNDLASYQQHRSALLDDLSRQSAALEVATGLGGLAVALVGTVLASHGWFAHEWLPLLVLVAVAAFMPVAEIGQVARQLADTIAATRRLHVVESETEAVTDGDQPVPANPQVQVDAVSFAYPGRGTPALNRVSFAVRPGSTVALVGASGAGKSTVANLLLRFWDPQQGTITLGGTDLRRLRLADLRDHIALVAQDTYLFNDTLEANIRLAGRDVSDADVRRALERAALSEFVDRLPEGLATRVGERGVQLSGGQRQRVAIARAFLKDAPILIMDEATSHLDTISEQQIRAALDDLMAERTSIIIAHRLSTIQNADTILVMGDGQVIEAGSHAELLAARGAYARLVAHQSGALAA
- a CDS encoding TetR/AcrR family transcriptional regulator; protein product: MNDSTPKERKPRADALRNRERILEEAKKAFTREGDDISLEDVARQAGVGPGTLYRHFPTRDALLESVYRAEVTKLAEEQQRLSDSLPALEALRSWMRLFVDYIATKKIIAPALNSIVGGPAEVYKASGAQITEAIQSLVARAVASGDIRPDLEPLDLLRALVGVSNVASAPDWQESAKRLVDILLLGSRPPE